The following DNA comes from Harpia harpyja isolate bHarHar1 chromosome 20, bHarHar1 primary haplotype, whole genome shotgun sequence.
AATGGTATGGGATTTGTTAAGACCGTTCTGaccttgaaaatatttattcctaGCAAAAATAAAGGATTGAATCTGTCTCGTACAGAACATCAAAGAATATCATGTTACATTTCCATCAAGAGACATGTTGCTGCCTTCTTGGTATATTCAGGCTTATCTTTTACTGTATATGGCATTCTTTGTCTTGAATTAACACTTTCCTCTGTGTGATGCTCGGTGCTGTCTGTGGAATGAGATGGCGAACTAGGAACTTGATCAGCTGTGGTCAGTCAATAAGCCATAATAACAACTTTCTTGAGATATATGCATTCATGCATATATGGCCTTAAGTAATCTGTACCCCATTTCAAACCCATGCTGTGTGGCTAAGAGTCACTGTGTAGGTGCAGGCTGTTGGCATGTCTTACTCTGAAAGACCAAGGCTTGCTATTCACTGGTTTTTTGTATCACCTTTATCAGTTCATTACCTTGATGGTTTCTCCCCTAGTTTTCTCCAGATCTACTTCAAATTATCTTTCTTGATTTCATTTCAGCCTCAAAGAAGCCTCTTCCTCCCACTCCTGAAGATAACTGGGTGAGTGCAGTGAGGCATGCTAAGCTGTCCTTAGTGTCGTGTGTGTTTAACTAGCAGTGGTGAATATATCCTCATTAAGGTTCACCACGGTGCAGTGACCTAGAATATCACCTGTGATAATATTGCCCAGGCTTCTCTCTTaccttttccatattttttcatAAGTTATAAATCAGCAGCATCCCACTAGAGCTAGGTTCAGTCCTGCAAAGACAGCTTGGTTTCACAAATAGCTTTCCAATGGTGAGTGAAGCTTcaactgtgggttttttcaatctacagaaagggaaactggggggagtaggaGGGATATGAGAAAAGCTGCTGTGAAGAGGAACAGAGAAATGATTGTCCAAACCCACTTGTGGATGGGACAAAATGTCATTGGCTTATTTAATAAGAAGGGAGAAGCAGGGTGGTTGTTAGGGCTGGCTGACTTACTGGAAGGCATTGGGACAGTCCCTCCGGGGAGGCCATGGAGATTTTATCATTGGAAGCTTTTAAGAGTAGTTTAGGAAACATCTGTGAAGAATAGATCAGACAGAAGAAACCCTGCCCTAAGAAGGAGTAGATAAGTATTTTCTGTGCAACTAAAATTTTTATATGAAATTCATTGTTTGAAAGTGCTGAAAATTCTCATGTTGCCACCACACCCCACTAGACGTGTTGGGGTGCTTTCCTAGCTTTGAGGCTTTTGAACCCAGAGGACACCAGTGCTGCCAGGGAAATATCATTTCAGAGAGCATGCCATTGTTTTTATGAATATGAATATGATGAGCCTTTTTCCTAATTTGTGCAGAAATTGTTGCTAGACCCAAAGGAAGCTGTAGTCATGGCCATATATGACTATGAAGCCCAGAATCCGCAAGAGCTGACGTTACAATATAATGAGGAATATTATGTGATTGACAGCTCTGAGGAACATTGGTGGCTGATTCAAGATAAGAATGGGTAAGTCCCTTTTCAACAGCCAATTTACAAATCCTTTCTAAATCCAGCTTGTTTTTCCATTAATATATATGCTGGCCTCTAATATAACTTTTGTGAAGCATCCTCTGACATACAGGAAAAGAGTGATGGAAGGTTATTTACGGTAACTTTCTTCCCTTTGATATTGCTTGTATCcaggcagctgaagaaaaagaatctgaaagttaatttaaaaaaataaacagtcctTAGCTCAGGCTGATATTCGCTGTCAtacacatggaagaaaaaaatcatgaaaattgCAAAACTCTCCAAGTTTAGAGGTGCAATCAGTTGTTTCCTTCTCCAGTAACCCTACTAAATACATAACAACCAACATTTCTATCATGCAAAGAGCAGGCAAATCTTTCGGGCCTGACTCCCACAGATGCAGAGAAAATCCTGTCTGTCTAGCACACTCACGCCGTGTCGCATTTTAACAGGCATGAAGGCTACGTGCCAAGTAGCTACCTGGCGGAAAAATCACCTGAGAATCTGCAAATATATGAGTAAGTTTTGCCTATGTTTTTCTTGTACCTCTAAGTGCCTTAGATTTGTTTTAGAAGCTACAAGCCTCAAATGTCCCTACCCCACATAATGTGTCATTGCTAGCACTGGGGACACTCGATTCAGAGGCTTTTCAGCAGAAACACTGACTTGGAATCTTTTGATGTTTTCAGATGGTACAATAAGAACatcagcagaagcaaagcagaaacactCCTCAGAGATGAGGTAAACCAGTGTTACGTGTGGGATGGATGGGcaataataattaattaatgATGAATGAGGAGAAGCCTGCAAGGGCTGCTTTGTGTAAGAGAGAGCTGAACACTGGGTTCCTGCTGTGTTGCTGTCCTTGGCTGCTCTTGGTGTGCGGTGCAAGATAAAGGACTGCTAGCAACCCCCCTTACCTCCATGGTAGCTGAGCGTGGGCAGAGAGCTGTGCCATCCTTCTTTGGACAAACACACCCAATAGCTGGGGCTGATGGAAAACACTGTTTCAGAACATTGTTGACTGAAAACTGTGATTTTAGCTCatcttttctgtctctgcaggagGCCTGCGGATGCCAGTAGTTCTCTGAAAATCTAACCAATCTCATGATGAAATGTTTTGGGTGAAAGCCAGGAGTATGAGtctaggtgtttttttttttagttttgtgtgtgtgtgtgtgcatgtcagcatgcatctttaatttttcagttgaGCCAGACTTTTCCAGTGAAGACTgtagtgaaaataaaaagaatacacCTCTTGTTCAAATTTTCCACACAAACACAACCTTAGTTTTTAAATCAGCTCTTACACTAAGAGGACACCCAAATAAAGTGTTGTTTCTTGGAATGATAgtattttatggaaataaaagcatTGTTGTgcagctttaaaaattcttttagttCCTATAAACTCCTACGGGATGTGTCCACGCATGGTTTAGTgatcttatttttccttttggtcCTACCAGTGCAACTTTTCTGTGGCAACTACCCCTGTGTGGCTGCAGAGCCTTATGGTTCAAAACCTCAcagcccccaaagctcccccaaaaCATGTGGCCAAGCTCACAAATGATCTTTGGGCAGGTTTGCTGTCAAGTGGGAAGGAAGGGCAAGAACAGAGCTTAAAGTAACTCAGGCAGGATGCTGTCTCCAATACTTGCCTACCTGTGCAAGCAAACCCACACTGCCAAGGAGATGAAAGCCCTCGCTGTGGATGATATAGATGCTTCTACAGCAGCATCTGGAGACCCTTTTTAGGCTTCCCTGTGCTAGATATTGTATACTGTGGATATGGTAGATGTTGTACAGACACACATTGAAGAGACAGCCCTGGAAGGTTTATAGCTCAGTGGCCTGGTCTCACCTGGGCAGAGCTGCACGTTGAAAGCCAGCAGTTCATACGCAGGGGATGCAGTAGCAGTCTCAGCCTCCGTGTTGAGCTGGAGCTGAATCAGTCCGcaggggaggtgggaaggaggcCGAGACAGAGCGCACTCGGTGGATTAGGTTTGTACCAAGTGTTGTGGGGTGGATAGAGGACATCATATAAAATGGAGGAAATCTACCATGTAAAgcaaaggaaggaataaaataatcAGGCACTTGGGATGCCAGATGAAAAGCATCTTtttctgcaaacagaagaaaagtgcCATTTTTATTATCAATATATAGGTCAGCACAGCATATTACATCCAAACTGTGATGTTAAATCTTCTCCTCTGCCATCTGATCCATTAGTGCCTGGCCCTTCAGGATTATGGCCTATGATAAATTTTAGCATTCAGATGAGTAGAAAACAAttacagtgaaaaattaaaaaagaaaattgttctgTGAGTGCCAGAGTGGAGGAagcctgctttcccacacattTATGTTTAGATACTAGATGACTGGAGTACCTATGAAAGGGCAGGATCTGGGCAAAGCTTTTCGCATGTGTGGTACATTGGTAAATTATCTTTCATACACTCCCATATGGAGTCTCTGGTGTTGAGTAAATTGTACTCTTGTTCTGTAGCTGCTTTCTTGATGGAGGGCACTCAAAGTGGTTTGCCTTTCCACAGCTGCCCATTTCATTGAGCTTGTTGGAAATTGATACCACCAGTATTCTGTCAGATAGGGTTGAAAGCAATCAATGGGTTCAGAATTTCTAGAGGAGAGGCTTggagggacagacagacacatgCTCATGTACCCACACCCACACATACTCAGTACGAGCACATAAGTCTCATTTCCTCAGGAAACTGAACTAAAAATACATAGCACCCAAGAGACCAGCTGGGCGTACCTGCAGTCCCTGGGCAGCCATCGGAGCTGTGCATGGAACAGACCAAGTTCTGTCAGTTGGCTGATGGCTCTTTTTTCTCCTACATGTTTAGCACATCCTCATGACTGAGCATAGACAGGGCTGAAACAAGCAGAGCTTTGCCCCCAgcccacttctttttttccattatgtcTCTAACCagttttctctgctttgctcCTGTTACAGGGTAGGGAAGGTGCCTTCATGGTGAGAGATTCGAGGCAGCCTGGCATGTACACAGTGTCTGTTTTCACCAAAGCATTAAGGTACAGCTGAGCTCAGCAGCTTTTCACATCAATTACATCAATGAAATGGCTTCTACGAGAGTGTAATCTCTGTAGCTGTTTTGGCGTTATAAAGACAGAGCAGAAGGCTCATGAAAATGATAGAGGAAAACACTTccaaaaaaggcagaagagttAGCTGCCATTCGCAAAGCATATTAAAGGCTCCACTTCTCTCTGCATCTAAATATATGCCTATAAATAGTCCCTTAGCTGGGGttgtaattttaatgaaattttccCCTCAACTGAAGTGTCAGTAGGATGAACATGGACTATATGCTGGACCCATCAGAGGTGGGTAATACAAGACTAGTGAAAGGGTTTCAGTGCTGGGGCAgaaagttttgtttcagaaagaagaggcagagaaacttGGTACCCAACCTTATCGGGAAACCTCAACCTTTCTAGAGATGAGACCATCTATGAGTGAGAGGAAGAACATACACGTACACAGCTTTCGTTAGCAATTGCAGCTCACTCCTTGCTCCTCTCCCATTCGTTCTGCATAGGGAAGGTTCTCCCCTTTGCTCGCTTGCTACTCTTCCATTTATACCCCAAATTCCTGTCTTTTTGCTGCAACCTAGTTTTCCTCAAAGAAAACCTCCTCTTTTTCAGCACCGATAACAATCCTGTTATAAAACATTATCACATCAATGAGACAACTGACTTTCCCAAGCGATATTACTTGGCAGAAAAGCATGTGTTTGACTGCATCCCTGAACTCATCAACTATCACCAGCACAATGCAGGAGGTGAGTGAAGGCCAATGCTGACCAGGGAAGCTGCTGTTTTACCATGCAGCCAGGTGACTGTTTTGAATGAAGGCAGGCTTCCAAGCCCTCTGTCCTTACAATGAAATGTTAAATGGCATCACCTTTTCTTCCATTAATCCTGGCACTTGGATGGCAGGAAAACAACCATCTCAGGCCCCCTTCCAGCATTACATCTTCATTCTGGTTGTCCTTCTAAGGCTGACTATGACCAACACAGATGTCGTAATGACATACTATAGAGAGCCCTTTCATTCCTGGGAGCCCATGGGAGTGTGTCACCACTGCCAGACCAAGCTACCTGTTTGAATTACACTGCAGGGCCTTCTTGCCCAGGAGGCAATATATCCCTGGGACTTGATTTCACACAAAGTTAGGGACATGGCCAGGAACCCTAGCCAGACATGGGAGTCACCAAAGACTCCCATCCCTAGAGTGCAGGAGTACCGAGGGAAACCCCGGGCTTCAAAAATACCCTACAAATAAAAGGTATAATTTGGAATTTCATCTAAGTTAACAGAGACTCACAGCTCACATTTGCTGACAGAGTGAAAACGGGAAATAAGCTGAAACTGCTTAGAATTGGCTTCCTTCTAGCAGCCAGGAAATCAGTCTGAATAGAGGTTCAGATGCCCTCAAGTGGAGCTGAGAACTCAGTACAATAAATCTGCTTCCAGTATCCAGACTGCCTTCTGGGGTAGCGATAGCCACGCTTCCCATGACTGTGACAATAACTGGAACCCATCCTTTTCCTCTGTTATTCAGGTCTTGTCACTCGCTTGCGGTATGCAGTCTCTTCGTGGAGAAAAAAGGCCCCAATCACTGCAGGGCTGAGCTATGGTATGGTACTCTCATGACTGTATGGGAATCACACTCCTCACTGGTTAGCTGGGTGATCTTGAATATCCCCATGGATGTTGATGAATATTCATGTGACTATCACCACAATAAATAGCTTTCTTCAGATCTTTACACTGCACTATTCACTAGATTATCATCTTTGTCGTTACCATTAATAACTGAATGAACTGATCATGTAGTGCCTTGAGGGAGGTGATGAGAACCCCGGGGTCTCAATGAAGTCAAcattaaatactgaaatgaatGCTGAAAAAAGGTGATGGGAGTGGGAGCATAGCATAACTTTATGAAAGCTGAGTCCCTCCTGAAAGATGCCTCCATCTGCGTATTGGTCTCTACAGAATTTTTCTCGTATCATCTTTGTCGTAACTCTTGGAGACATCAAAGAAACTCAGAACCATGTTGTGCTCTGTAGTGTACGTATGCATGGTAGAAACAATCCTCCCTGAAGAACTGGATAGACAAGAcaaatggggaaagaaaggggatGTTGTTGTTCCTACTCTTGAACATGACCTGCAGCATGGACTAGTCAAATGAGCTACCAAAGGTCAGACAGACAATTTGAGGGAGAGCCAGAAAGTCTCACTTCGAGTCCTGTCTCAATGTTTAACCcacaaaagctttttgtttgaCACTTTACTGCTAGATCCTTACTCTTTTTCCCTTACAATCAACAGGAAAATTGGTCATTAACCACTCTGAGCTCACCCGTGTACAGGAAATCGGCAGTGGTCAGTTTGGGGTGGTCTACCTTGGCTACTTGCTGGAGAAGACAAAAGTAGCCATAAAGACCATTCGTGAAGGAGCAATGTCAGAAGAGGATTTCATCGAGGAAGCTAAAGTCTTGATGTAAGTAGTAGATTCACCGAGAAAATCAGACCCTGCAGGTTTCATAAGACTGAACCAAAGTGTTGTGATAATGTTCAGGACTATGAATGGGGGATTAAAACTTGGATTATCTACTATGTATCTAAATAGTGTATAGAGAGACCAGTGAGCTCTGGTGGTTACAAAGGAAGGCAATTCAAAGTGTAGGTGAGTTACTGTGCTTCTAACTCTATCAATATCCAGAATGGTCTTGCAGATCTCTGCTGTTCTGGAAGGCAGGGTTAGTTGATGGTGTGTTTTGGAGAGCAAAGTGGTTTTTGTCAAAAGTAATTAGATGGAGAAATCTCTTAAAATTTGAGGgaaattttattgaaaaaaacttacatgcaaaatttttttgctttgcacaactgaaaatatttctctttgattttattgactttgtattttttacatttgCCTCCCTTCAAAATGGacagaaatagattttatttttgtttgattggATGATTTTCCATGCAGAAGAGTCTTTTGGTGACCATTACCATTAAAATGGGATGATACTTAGTGCTACTTGACGTTAGACTTGGTctacacattttctttctgctttcatggTTGGCCTTTGCAGAGAGAGGGCTGCAGCAGGGTGACATAGGTGGCCATATATAAGGATAGAAGGCACTGAGCCTATTTCAGTCTCTTTCGCATCTTCCCTCCCTATCCCACAGGAAGCTGTCTCACCCCAAGCTAGTCCAGCTTTATGGCGTGTGCTTTGAGAACGCTCCCATAAGCCTGGTGTTTGAGTTCATGGAGAACGGCTGCTTGTCTGACTACCTCAGGAGCCAGCGGGgctgtttttcaaaggaaaccCTGCTGGGGATGTGCCAAGATGTGTGCGAGGGAATGGCTTATCTGGAACAAAACTCTGTCATCCACAGAGACCTGGTATGTTGGTCCCACATAGACTTTTTCTCTGCTCCAACTGGGCTTCTCCCTGTGCTCTCTCCCTTCCTTAATTTCAGCTTTCACACTCCTCCTGCCTATCTGTTGACAGGGGATTCAGTATCTCCCCTTATTGCAGAAGCAGCattaatatttcaggaaaaaaaaccatcccCCGGAGCGCTAATTAATCTATTTCCCTTAACTGTGTTTGGGAGAGAAGAAACGAGGACATAAagtttgtctctttttctgaGCGGACTCTTTCACTCCCCGAGAGGCCCTGCTCCCACAGTTCCTGGGTACTGCCCACTCTTCACGTCTAAAATCAGAAAAGATGCCAAAAAGACCTGTTCTAACATATGTATAAACATGCATTGCtgataaaatacttttaattacATGGTGTTCAATCAAGCTGCATCagtcactgctgctgtttcattAGGGGAGCAAGGACTG
Coding sequences within:
- the ITK gene encoding tyrosine-protein kinase ITK/TSK; its protein translation is MSWERTIFGSAMNNCVLLEELLIKKSQQKRRTSPSNFKVRFFVLTKSKLAYYEHRHGKKRTLKGSVELSRIKCVEIVKSDIIIPCQYKYPFQIVHDNYILYVFAPNRESRQRWVFTLKEETRSNNSLVSKCHPDFWIDGRWRCCAQTEKMAPGCVEYDPTKNASKKPLPPTPEDNWKLLLDPKEAVVMAIYDYEAQNPQELTLQYNEEYYVIDSSEEHWWLIQDKNGHEGYVPSSYLAEKSPENLQIYEWYNKNISRSKAETLLRDEGREGAFMVRDSRQPGMYTVSVFTKALSTDNNPVIKHYHINETTDFPKRYYLAEKHVFDCIPELINYHQHNAGGLVTRLRYAVSSWRKKAPITAGLSYGKLVINHSELTRVQEIGSGQFGVVYLGYLLEKTKVAIKTIREGAMSEEDFIEEAKVLMKLSHPKLVQLYGVCFENAPISLVFEFMENGCLSDYLRSQRGCFSKETLLGMCQDVCEGMAYLEQNSVIHRDLAARNCLVGESHVVKVSDFGMSRIVLDDQYTSSTGTKFPVKWSAPEVFSYSNYSTKSDVWSFGVLMWEVFSEGKIPYENRTNGEVVEEINAGFRLYKPKLASKAIYEVMSHCWRMRKDDRPSFSVLLYHLSEISEFDL